From the Priestia koreensis genome, one window contains:
- a CDS encoding helix-turn-helix domain-containing protein — MYKNFNDYPDILNVSDVQELLGIGRKQAYELVHSRSFHVINIGKRIKVSKNVLITWLEGGSNYANAN, encoded by the coding sequence ATGTACAAGAACTTTAATGATTATCCAGACATACTAAACGTATCAGACGTCCAAGAATTACTTGGTATTGGAAGAAAGCAAGCATATGAACTGGTTCATTCCAGAAGTTTTCACGTAATAAATATAGGCAAACGAATCAAAGTGTCAAAAAATGTTTTAATTACATGGCTTGAGGGAGGTAGCAATTATGCCAATGCAAACTAA
- a CDS encoding AAA family ATPase has product MFDKFRLKEALLKYKENFVSSQWGNEKYKWEAVKCFQDNWDVNESDFADMLARSLSKTYNLLGSMNNFPSKMIQNFAKTAPEEVRAMYIALFDESKDVVTRIIKFKDMSSILLEKYGNGAGQHYQYENAVSIYLWLRYPDKYYIYKYGEVKAVADELGSDMIFKKGAYVDNLRNFYSLYDEICEEIKKDNVLLDLFKSQLTDTCYPDPEYRTLTMDVGFYISRFYSQKDQPQQYEWFPTDYSPELTVEDWIGLLGDEEVFTTGSLEIMKRMKDYGGQATCTQLAVKYGESKNFYNSGSSALARRVAEKTGCPVMERGTENTFWLPILYIGRIVDKDEEGSYIWKLREELEEALDNVDLSQVELYVASAPGEEEHRYWWLNANPKIWTFSDIAVGEVQSYTLYNDKGNKRRIFQNFLDAKAGDMLIGYESNPVKQIVAIGRISAEQDGEQIYFEKVEGLTSPIDYQTLKRFLELEKMEYFVNPQGSLFKLTKGEYHFIYDMIREENPLSSEGEAEKYSKEDLLDEVYMTENRYNILVAVLKNKKNIILQGAPGVGKTFAAKRLAYSIMGEKDESRIEFVQFHQNYSYEDFVMGYKPVNDGFELKYGIFYRFCQKAANQPEKEHFFIIDEINRGNMSKIFGELLMLIERDYRGTKATLAYNGLSFTVPKNLYIIGMMNTADRSLAMIDYALRRRFSFFDIDPGFDSEGFVKYQNTLNETFSLLVSKVKELNKEITLDKSLGKGFCIGHSYFCSTTECTEEWMQSIVDYDILPMLSEYWFEDTGKLQRWENILRGVFQ; this is encoded by the coding sequence ATGTTCGATAAATTCCGTTTGAAAGAAGCCCTTTTAAAGTATAAAGAAAACTTTGTTTCTTCTCAGTGGGGCAATGAAAAATACAAATGGGAAGCTGTAAAATGCTTTCAGGACAATTGGGATGTTAATGAAAGTGACTTTGCGGATATGCTCGCTCGATCATTGTCAAAGACATACAACCTTCTTGGCTCTATGAACAATTTCCCGTCAAAGATGATTCAGAATTTTGCAAAGACAGCACCGGAAGAAGTACGAGCAATGTATATAGCATTGTTCGATGAGAGCAAGGATGTTGTTACTCGCATAATTAAGTTTAAAGACATGTCATCTATCTTGCTTGAAAAATATGGAAATGGCGCCGGTCAGCATTATCAGTATGAAAATGCAGTTAGCATATATTTGTGGTTGCGATATCCTGATAAGTATTATATCTATAAATATGGTGAAGTCAAAGCCGTAGCAGATGAACTTGGTAGTGACATGATTTTCAAGAAAGGGGCATATGTTGATAACCTTCGAAATTTCTATAGCCTTTATGATGAAATATGTGAGGAAATTAAAAAGGATAATGTGCTGCTAGATCTATTTAAATCGCAGCTTACAGACACTTGCTACCCTGATCCAGAGTACAGAACACTCACAATGGATGTAGGGTTCTACATTAGTCGTTTCTATTCTCAGAAAGACCAGCCACAGCAGTATGAGTGGTTCCCAACAGATTACTCCCCTGAACTGACGGTTGAGGATTGGATTGGACTTCTTGGAGATGAAGAAGTATTTACAACTGGAAGTCTTGAAATCATGAAGCGCATGAAAGACTATGGCGGTCAGGCTACTTGCACACAGCTCGCTGTTAAATATGGTGAAAGCAAAAACTTCTATAACAGTGGTTCTTCTGCACTTGCACGTCGAGTTGCAGAAAAAACAGGATGCCCAGTGATGGAACGAGGTACAGAAAACACTTTCTGGTTGCCAATTCTATATATAGGTAGAATTGTCGATAAGGATGAAGAAGGCAGTTATATTTGGAAATTACGTGAAGAACTTGAAGAAGCTCTTGATAATGTTGACCTTTCACAAGTCGAACTTTATGTTGCATCTGCTCCCGGCGAAGAAGAGCACAGATATTGGTGGCTAAATGCTAATCCAAAAATCTGGACTTTCTCTGATATTGCTGTTGGAGAAGTGCAGTCCTATACACTTTATAATGACAAAGGAAATAAAAGGCGTATTTTCCAGAACTTCTTAGATGCTAAAGCTGGTGATATGCTCATCGGATATGAATCCAATCCTGTAAAGCAGATTGTGGCAATTGGTCGTATCAGCGCAGAGCAAGATGGTGAACAAATTTACTTTGAAAAAGTCGAAGGCCTCACATCGCCGATAGATTACCAGACTTTGAAGAGATTCCTCGAGTTGGAAAAAATGGAGTATTTTGTTAATCCTCAGGGTAGTCTTTTCAAACTTACAAAGGGTGAATACCACTTTATCTACGATATGATTCGTGAGGAAAATCCACTGTCATCCGAAGGGGAAGCTGAGAAGTATTCTAAAGAGGATCTCCTTGATGAAGTGTATATGACTGAAAACCGTTATAATATTCTGGTTGCAGTTTTGAAAAACAAAAAGAATATCATCCTGCAGGGCGCACCAGGTGTTGGTAAAACATTTGCAGCAAAACGTCTGGCATACTCTATCATGGGAGAAAAGGATGAAAGCCGAATTGAGTTTGTTCAGTTCCATCAGAACTATTCCTATGAGGATTTTGTGATGGGCTATAAGCCAGTGAATGATGGCTTTGAGTTGAAGTACGGTATTTTCTATCGCTTCTGTCAGAAGGCAGCCAACCAGCCTGAAAAAGAACACTTCTTTATTATTGATGAAATCAACCGTGGTAACATGAGTAAAATTTTTGGTGAGTTGCTTATGCTGATTGAGCGTGATTACAGAGGAACAAAAGCAACACTGGCCTACAACGGCCTTTCCTTTACTGTTCCTAAAAATCTGTACATCATCGGTATGATGAATACTGCAGACCGTAGTTTGGCAATGATTGACTATGCTTTGCGTCGTCGTTTCAGTTTTTTTGATATTGACCCTGGATTCGATTCAGAAGGTTTTGTTAAATATCAGAATACACTGAACGAAACTTTCTCTTTGCTTGTATCAAAAGTTAAGGAATTGAATAAAGAAATCACACTCGATAAATCTTTGGGTAAAGGTTTCTGTATCGGTCATAGTTATTTTTGTAGTACAACTGAATGTACTGAAGAATGGATGCAATCCATCGTGGATTATGACATACTGCCTATGCTCAGCGAGTATTGGTTCGAAGATACAGGAAAGCTGCAGCGCTGGGAAAATATTCTCCGTGGTGTATTTCAATGA
- a CDS encoding MgtC/SapB family protein produces the protein MKAFDMEMLVKLTVSAVLGLAIGLERELKRKPLGLKTCLVISIVSCLLTIVSIQSAYLFPDSDFVKIQMDPLRLAAQIVSGVGFLGAGVILRKDDDTISGLTTAAMVWGAAGIGIATGAGFYIEAIAGVVLLIISVELIPGLVKVVGLKKFHSKELALKFILKNRVDIPKVISELKEYQMKIDHFQIKELGDSTYSLQLKVRVSYREDIYDFYNSIAKIEEIYHPEISG, from the coding sequence ATGAAAGCTTTTGATATGGAAATGCTGGTGAAGCTTACCGTATCTGCTGTGTTAGGTTTAGCAATTGGATTAGAGCGGGAGTTAAAGAGGAAGCCGCTGGGATTGAAAACATGCCTCGTCATTTCCATTGTTAGCTGCTTGTTGACCATTGTTTCCATACAATCTGCCTATCTGTTTCCAGATTCTGATTTTGTTAAAATTCAAATGGACCCCTTACGATTAGCGGCTCAAATTGTATCTGGTGTTGGGTTTTTAGGGGCAGGGGTTATTCTTCGAAAAGATGATGATACAATATCAGGATTAACTACCGCTGCGATGGTTTGGGGTGCCGCTGGGATTGGAATTGCGACAGGGGCAGGATTCTATATAGAAGCGATTGCGGGAGTCGTGTTATTAATTATTAGCGTTGAGCTAATTCCAGGTTTGGTTAAGGTGGTTGGGTTAAAGAAGTTTCACTCAAAGGAGCTTGCCCTAAAATTCATATTGAAAAATAGAGTAGATATTCCAAAAGTAATAAGCGAACTAAAGGAATATCAAATGAAGATTGATCATTTTCAAATAAAAGAATTAGGGGATTCAACGTATTCGCTTCAGCTAAAGGTGAGGGTAAGCTATCGCGAAGATATTTATGACTTTTATAATAGCATTGCAAAAATAGAAGAAATTTATCATCCAGAGATTAGTGGCTAA
- a CDS encoding DUF1385 domain-containing protein — MLGFLLLYSLFIKFTELGKYHGAEHMVDNAYETSNNLSILNVAKYSRVHSSCGTNLLVFIILFQTIFTFFNDNITINFLLSFILGYEVYMIKNQVINKVLKPIYVVGSFFQKYLFTSEPEEIHIKVAIAAYKKLISEQK, encoded by the coding sequence TTGTTAGGTTTTTTATTGCTGTATTCCCTCTTCATTAAGTTCACGGAATTGGGAAAATACCATGGAGCAGAACATATGGTTGATAACGCATATGAAACATCCAATAACCTTTCGATCTTAAATGTAGCAAAATACTCCAGAGTGCACTCAAGTTGTGGAACAAATTTATTAGTTTTCATCATTTTATTCCAAACGATATTTACTTTTTTTAATGACAACATAACTATTAACTTTCTATTATCCTTTATTCTTGGATATGAAGTTTACATGATAAAGAATCAGGTAATAAACAAGGTATTAAAACCTATATATGTAGTTGGTTCATTTTTTCAAAAATATCTATTTACCTCTGAACCAGAAGAAATACATATAAAGGTAGCAATAGCTGCCTATAAAAAATTAATTAGTGAACAAAAATAA
- a CDS encoding sugar phosphate isomerase/epimerase family protein has protein sequence METWLSLWSIGQFGTIKEFNEIKAGGFDGVEIWAEQLKSKEYLEYAHQSDLKVGVHLPFHDLNLATPDHAVAERSIHVLSEWLETMAKYGAKHATFHGGYAWSSEERDESILRAGEKISSLKKVADENGMELLLENLIPDRLNYCHHIASNTEEWLHLVKSLNIKACLDIGHLAMMKTSWEEAITRLGDSLGAVHLSDNDAKSDLHLLPGEGNDLSRGLFEYLQSKSYSGPVVYEINPYKYSLTDIIAHVSKVKEKA, from the coding sequence ATGGAAACGTGGCTTAGTCTTTGGTCGATTGGTCAGTTCGGTACCATAAAAGAATTTAATGAAATTAAAGCTGGCGGATTTGATGGAGTTGAAATTTGGGCAGAGCAGCTGAAATCAAAAGAATACTTGGAGTATGCTCATCAATCCGATTTAAAAGTCGGCGTTCATTTACCATTTCATGATTTGAATCTCGCTACTCCTGATCATGCTGTAGCAGAAAGAAGTATTCATGTGTTAAGCGAGTGGCTTGAAACAATGGCAAAATACGGGGCGAAGCATGCGACATTTCATGGTGGATATGCATGGTCATCTGAGGAACGTGATGAATCCATATTGAGAGCCGGCGAGAAAATTTCAAGTCTTAAGAAAGTAGCGGATGAGAATGGGATGGAGCTGCTACTGGAAAATTTAATTCCTGACAGACTAAATTATTGTCACCATATCGCGTCCAACACAGAGGAGTGGCTTCATTTAGTGAAGTCTTTAAATATCAAAGCATGCTTAGATATTGGCCATCTGGCGATGATGAAAACGAGCTGGGAGGAAGCAATTACGAGATTAGGAGATTCGTTAGGAGCAGTGCATCTATCTGATAACGACGCAAAATCGGATCTTCACTTGCTTCCTGGCGAAGGGAACGACTTATCAAGAGGATTATTCGAGTATTTACAAAGTAAGAGCTACAGTGGACCTGTCGTTTATGAAATTAACCCGTATAAATACTCCTTAACAGATATTATTGCTCATGTGTCAAAGGTAAAGGAGAAAGCATAG
- a CDS encoding rolling circle replication-associated protein, with protein sequence MNTSQYTKAIISNKHVEVTHQSYLPPTGRRTSLGGRKPSINQSSENHEVNIKQSINRARKQIRRLLECNFTDRYAFVTLTFKPTKEIDVADIKNCNKILADFKKRLAYYLKMNNLPTFKYLGVTEFHDKNRQGAIHYHLVCNLTEVSLEVLQELWQYGWIGKATTTSNASENEKIAFYLNKGITDPRLNGHKRYFHSHGLKKPITLEIKNPAEFYDHLDQGKPTLTHGETYHSPYTGETKYEQYYLESAKELIDYVQEL encoded by the coding sequence ATGAACACATCACAGTATACAAAAGCTATCATTAGCAATAAACATGTAGAAGTCACTCATCAGTCCTATCTCCCCCCCACAGGCAGAAGAACTTCTCTCGGAGGGCGCAAACCTTCAATAAATCAAAGTAGCGAAAACCATGAAGTGAATATCAAGCAAAGTATTAATCGTGCCCGCAAGCAAATTAGGAGACTACTAGAGTGCAACTTTACTGATCGGTATGCTTTTGTAACCCTTACATTTAAGCCAACCAAAGAAATAGATGTTGCTGACATCAAGAATTGCAATAAAATATTGGCAGATTTTAAAAAACGCCTTGCTTACTATTTAAAAATGAACAACCTACCAACATTTAAGTATCTAGGTGTTACAGAATTCCATGATAAGAATCGTCAAGGAGCCATTCATTATCACCTTGTCTGTAACCTTACAGAAGTCTCATTAGAAGTCTTACAAGAACTGTGGCAGTATGGCTGGATAGGCAAAGCAACTACTACCTCTAATGCTTCTGAAAATGAAAAGATTGCTTTCTATTTAAATAAAGGGATTACTGATCCAAGGCTCAACGGCCACAAAAGATATTTTCATTCACATGGTCTAAAAAAACCAATCACTCTTGAAATAAAGAACCCAGCAGAATTTTACGATCATCTTGATCAAGGCAAGCCAACCTTAACACACGGAGAAACCTATCACTCACCCTATACCGGCGAGACCAAATATGAACAATACTATTTAGAAAGTGCGAAGGAGCTAATTGATTATGTACAAGAACTTTAA
- a CDS encoding MFS transporter — MSFEQLDSPKLKRFQRKITMLSAAGTFLDGFDLTVIAVAMPLILSQWGFGPGVQAMITSSAVIGSLIGALWLGNLTDKFGRKAMYVVDLLAFVIFAALTAFAQAPWQLILFRFLLGIGIGADYPISATLVSEFSPTKERGKYSTFLGAMWFVGAVTAYIVGIVLLPLGDSAWRYMLLIGAVFALIVFFFRVTLPESPRWLASRGREKEAEEIMLKITGQKVIIPPSTKPKQKIGDLFSKSFFRRTFFVCGFWFCYAVAYYGISMYTPTILKPFTNGSQLLVYLGSGTVSVLGLLGAIIGLNLVERIGRRPLIITSFTGLSLALIVLALNPAPSFQFLVILFSLAVLFANMGGGILNFVYPTELFPTGIRASASGLATGVSRIGSIMGILVFPNLVATWGNSKALWFFAGISLIGLIISGILAPETKGKNLEELNADLPLNTSDNKNTLGV, encoded by the coding sequence ATGAGTTTTGAGCAGTTGGATTCACCTAAATTAAAGCGCTTTCAAAGAAAGATCACCATGCTGTCAGCAGCAGGAACATTTCTCGATGGTTTTGATTTAACGGTTATTGCCGTTGCCATGCCGTTGATTTTGAGTCAGTGGGGATTTGGACCAGGTGTGCAGGCAATGATTACTTCTTCAGCCGTTATTGGATCACTAATTGGAGCACTTTGGCTTGGGAACTTAACCGATAAGTTTGGCCGAAAAGCAATGTATGTTGTGGACTTATTAGCTTTTGTTATATTTGCCGCATTGACGGCCTTCGCGCAGGCTCCTTGGCAGCTCATTTTATTTCGCTTCTTATTAGGAATTGGAATTGGAGCTGATTATCCAATTTCAGCAACTCTTGTGTCTGAGTTCAGTCCGACAAAAGAACGTGGAAAGTACAGTACATTCTTAGGTGCGATGTGGTTTGTTGGAGCTGTTACTGCTTATATCGTGGGAATTGTGCTGTTACCACTTGGCGACAGCGCTTGGAGATACATGCTTTTAATTGGAGCCGTATTTGCTTTAATCGTGTTCTTCTTTAGGGTCACACTGCCAGAATCACCTCGATGGTTAGCATCGAGAGGTCGTGAAAAAGAAGCAGAAGAAATTATGCTAAAGATTACAGGTCAAAAAGTTATCATCCCACCAAGTACGAAACCGAAACAAAAAATAGGGGATCTCTTCTCTAAATCATTTTTCCGTCGTACGTTCTTTGTGTGTGGATTCTGGTTCTGTTATGCCGTAGCGTATTATGGAATTTCTATGTATACACCCACTATATTGAAACCGTTTACAAACGGATCGCAATTGTTAGTCTATTTAGGGTCTGGAACAGTAAGTGTTTTGGGGCTTTTAGGAGCAATTATTGGGCTAAACCTTGTTGAACGAATTGGCAGGAGACCTCTGATTATTACGTCATTTACAGGTTTATCGCTCGCCCTGATCGTTTTAGCGCTTAACCCAGCTCCAAGCTTTCAGTTCTTAGTGATTCTGTTTAGTCTGGCTGTTTTATTCGCTAATATGGGCGGAGGAATTTTGAACTTTGTTTACCCTACTGAATTATTCCCGACCGGAATTCGTGCAAGTGCTTCAGGGTTAGCGACCGGTGTTAGCCGAATTGGTTCCATCATGGGAATACTCGTTTTCCCGAATTTAGTTGCGACATGGGGGAATAGCAAGGCACTATGGTTCTTTGCTGGGATTAGTTTAATAGGATTGATTATTTCTGGAATCCTTGCTCCTGAAACAAAAGGTAAAAATTTGGAGGAGCTAAACGCTGATTTACCACTAAATACGAGTGATAACAAAAATACGTTAGGAGTGTAA
- a CDS encoding HAD-IIA family hydrolase: MVKGFIFDLDGTIYLDNYLIDGAMEAINYLRQEGHRIVFFTNKSISTREEYLAKLTKLGIKTKLDEIINSNYITANYLKQNMISTDSVYVIGEAALFEELKLANIKLAEDPAVATYVVLGWDRQFTYEKLNNAYKAWAKNGAIILATNPDRTCPTADGQLPDCAAMIGALEGATGQPIDHIMGKPSKLAADFVVKDILQLEPEHCFMVGDRLETDIKMGYENKLQTVLVLTGITTIDMVKGSSYKPDFILESIKDMTDIKEITKTF, translated from the coding sequence ATGGTGAAAGGTTTTATTTTTGACTTGGATGGAACGATTTATTTAGACAATTATCTGATTGACGGGGCAATGGAGGCCATCAATTATTTACGTCAGGAGGGTCATAGAATTGTTTTCTTTACCAATAAATCGATATCCACTCGTGAAGAGTATCTTGCAAAATTAACAAAGCTTGGGATTAAGACAAAACTAGATGAAATTATAAACTCAAACTATATTACAGCAAATTATTTAAAGCAGAATATGATTAGCACAGATTCTGTGTATGTAATTGGAGAAGCGGCATTGTTTGAAGAACTGAAGCTCGCAAATATTAAACTAGCTGAGGATCCAGCTGTGGCGACCTATGTCGTGCTAGGATGGGATCGGCAGTTCACCTATGAAAAGCTAAATAATGCGTACAAAGCCTGGGCAAAAAATGGGGCAATCATTTTAGCCACAAATCCCGATCGTACATGTCCTACAGCAGATGGTCAGCTTCCTGATTGCGCAGCGATGATTGGTGCACTTGAAGGAGCTACTGGTCAGCCCATCGATCATATTATGGGCAAACCGTCAAAGCTCGCTGCTGATTTTGTAGTAAAAGATATTTTGCAACTAGAGCCTGAGCACTGCTTTATGGTCGGAGATCGTCTAGAGACAGATATCAAAATGGGCTATGAAAATAAGCTGCAAACGGTACTGGTGCTAACAGGAATTACGACAATTGACATGGTGAAGGGCTCATCTTATAAGCCTGATTTTATATTGGAAAGTATTAAGGATATGACGGATATAAAGGAGATTACGAAGACGTTTTAG
- the mcrC gene encoding 5-methylcytosine-specific restriction endonuclease system specificity protein McrC — protein MIKDKSILIKNIYYMLSYTFTTLKQSNYEEVAKEEFKNIHNLFAAILVKGIGKQLKQGLYREYLNKKEDMSVIRGKIDMPGTMKNKLARKKVLTCEYDELSENNLLNQILKTTVMLLLRHAKVDAKRKSDLKKEMLFFSNVDTIEPNLIKWSLIRFQRNNQTYRMLISLCQLILEGMLLTTEQGEYKMASFVDEQRMSRLYEKFILEYYNKEFPALAVNASQIPWALDDGIGTMLPVMQSDITLSLDNKVLIIDAKYYTHTIQTQYDKHTLHSKNLYQIFTYVKNKDSELGGEQYEVSGMLLYAKTEEEIQPDNVYQMSGNKISVKTLDLNHKFIDIAAQLNKIVEIHFGITNT, from the coding sequence ATGATTAAGGACAAAAGCATATTAATAAAGAACATCTATTATATGCTGTCTTATACCTTCACCACCTTAAAACAGTCGAACTATGAGGAAGTCGCAAAAGAGGAATTCAAAAATATCCATAACCTCTTTGCTGCAATTCTGGTGAAAGGTATTGGGAAACAATTGAAGCAGGGATTATATCGTGAGTATCTGAATAAAAAAGAAGATATGTCGGTTATACGTGGTAAGATCGATATGCCCGGAACCATGAAAAACAAACTTGCCAGAAAAAAGGTGTTAACTTGCGAGTATGATGAACTTTCGGAAAACAATCTTCTCAATCAGATTCTGAAAACTACGGTCATGTTATTGCTTCGTCATGCAAAAGTGGATGCTAAGAGAAAGAGCGACTTGAAAAAAGAAATGTTATTCTTCTCAAATGTTGATACCATTGAACCAAATTTAATCAAATGGTCATTAATTAGGTTCCAGCGCAACAATCAAACCTACCGAATGCTCATAAGTCTATGCCAGTTAATTCTGGAAGGAATGCTACTTACAACAGAACAGGGCGAATATAAAATGGCTTCTTTTGTTGACGAGCAAAGGATGAGCCGCTTGTACGAGAAATTCATTCTTGAATACTATAATAAGGAATTCCCAGCTCTTGCTGTTAATGCATCACAAATTCCATGGGCGCTTGATGATGGCATAGGAACAATGCTTCCGGTTATGCAAAGTGATATAACACTGTCGCTTGACAACAAGGTTCTAATCATCGATGCAAAGTATTATACGCATACTATCCAGACTCAATATGATAAGCACACATTGCATTCCAAAAACCTGTATCAAATTTTTACCTATGTTAAAAATAAAGATTCAGAGTTGGGGGGAGAACAGTACGAAGTATCTGGTATGCTGCTTTATGCAAAGACGGAAGAAGAAATTCAGCCTGACAATGTCTATCAAATGAGTGGAAACAAAATAAGCGTGAAAACACTGGATTTGAACCATAAATTTATAGATATTGCTGCGCAGCTTAACAAAATTGTAGAAATACATTTCGGTATTACTAATACGTGA
- a CDS encoding helix-turn-helix domain-containing protein produces MIVSKLMAKLKQRRIELGYTQAEIANHLNLSQNTISNYENGIREMSLEDIEKLLDFLGLELSLPDRVENELLNRIDFTNSKIDWNSFGIDFFNELWSQKRQFIFPQHLHPTPLDTGETLLNKLSFYNSLVRVGIDLPDPYDQHEKSNTMIYTDFSEGTLAEFGPTFIEINCLQFQSRLEYLYHHHQEITEMFDLGESRITVKAFDMYRGDIPFPVFPLLKDTLTVNKSVSLGFDLFSFKSKYLKE; encoded by the coding sequence ATGATAGTTTCAAAACTAATGGCTAAATTAAAACAAAGAAGAATAGAGTTGGGCTATACTCAAGCTGAAATAGCTAACCATCTAAATCTGTCTCAAAATACTATATCAAATTACGAAAATGGAATAAGAGAAATGAGTCTTGAGGATATAGAAAAATTGCTAGATTTCTTAGGTTTAGAACTCTCTTTGCCAGATCGAGTTGAAAACGAATTGCTAAATAGAATAGATTTCACTAATTCAAAAATTGATTGGAATTCATTTGGCATTGATTTCTTTAATGAACTATGGTCACAAAAAAGGCAATTTATTTTCCCTCAACATTTACATCCAACTCCCTTAGATACTGGTGAAACATTGTTAAACAAGCTATCATTCTATAATTCCTTAGTAAGAGTAGGAATAGATCTCCCTGACCCTTACGATCAACATGAAAAATCGAACACGATGATTTATACAGATTTTTCTGAAGGGACACTAGCTGAATTCGGTCCAACTTTCATTGAAATTAATTGTCTACAATTTCAATCCCGTTTGGAATATCTTTACCATCACCATCAAGAAATAACAGAAATGTTCGATTTAGGTGAGTCACGGATTACAGTAAAGGCTTTTGATATGTACAGAGGCGATATACCATTTCCTGTTTTCCCACTACTAAAAGATACACTTACAGTTAACAAATCTGTCTCTTTAGGATTCGATTTATTTTCATTTAAAAGTAAGTATTTGAAAGAATAG